In Nitrobacteraceae bacterium AZCC 1564, the following proteins share a genomic window:
- a CDS encoding hypothetical protein (product_source=Hypo-rule applied; pfam=PF05708; superfamily=54001): MGVWLDTVGKIIAKYLQKEVPGYEPFTPSDPERLRDLMEPGDVLLVEGNNRISGIIKYLTQSTWSHAAVYVGPVAGATEPNGEPHVLIEANIGEGVTTAPLSKYFSYHTRICRPVGLSYEDRTTVCRYAINRVGFGYDTKNIVDLMRYLIPLPLPQRWRRRMIALGSGDPTKIICSALIAQAFGAVRYPILPKVTQAGSRQAKEEILHIRHSSLYMPRDFDISPYFEIVKPTIVRGFDYTALHWADRTKPSPEVTGEPDPFPEGIFETPGATLVPAIETLTDAAPAREAA; encoded by the coding sequence ATGGGCGTCTGGCTCGATACCGTTGGCAAGATTATCGCCAAGTACCTTCAGAAAGAGGTGCCCGGCTATGAACCGTTCACGCCAAGCGACCCGGAACGCTTGCGCGACCTGATGGAGCCTGGCGACGTGTTGCTGGTGGAGGGCAATAACCGCATCTCCGGCATCATCAAATATCTCACCCAATCAACATGGTCTCACGCAGCGGTGTATGTCGGCCCGGTTGCCGGCGCGACAGAACCGAACGGTGAGCCGCATGTCCTGATCGAGGCAAATATCGGCGAAGGCGTCACAACCGCGCCGCTATCGAAATATTTCTCGTATCACACACGGATCTGCCGTCCGGTCGGATTGTCATACGAGGATCGCACGACAGTATGCCGCTACGCCATCAACCGCGTCGGCTTCGGTTACGACACGAAAAATATCGTCGATCTGATGCGCTATCTCATCCCCTTGCCGCTGCCGCAGCGCTGGCGGCGCCGGATGATTGCGCTCGGCTCGGGAGACCCAACCAAGATCATCTGCTCAGCGCTGATCGCGCAGGCATTCGGCGCCGTACGCTACCCCATTCTGCCGAAGGTCACGCAAGCTGGGAGCCGCCAGGCGAAGGAAGAAATCCTGCACATTCGCCACTCGTCGCTCTACATGCCGCGGGACTTCGACATTTCTCCCTATTTTGAGATCGTCAAGCCAACCATCGTCCGTGGCTTCGACTATACTGCGCTGCATTGGGCCGATAGGACGAAGCCGTCCCCGGAGGTGACGGGTGAGCCGGATCCCTTTCCGGAA
- a CDS encoding monoamine oxidase (product_source=COG1231; cath_funfam=3.50.50.60; cleavage_site_network=SignalP-noTM; cog=COG1231; pfam=PF01593,PF13450; superfamily=51905) yields the protein MTITRRDFLSSSAAALAIMPTVAGRVYAAPPPRDADVVVIGAGVAGIAAARRIAAANRKVLIIEASDTIGGRCITDNTAFDVPFDRGARWLYGADSSPVAKLARGAGVDMYPAPRGRRVRIGRRNARAGEMEDFLATLVRAHRAVGDTVRGKPDMPAAAALPKDLREWTGAVEFLLGAHVTGKDLQDLSALDLVAMTPRDAPLACRQGLGTLIAKLGAQVPVLLSTPATRVAWSGRDAQVETSAGKLTAKAVIITASTNALLSGKIKFSPELPKRQQDAVSKLGLGSYDHIALELPGNPMELARDDVLIEQSADGRTGLLLANLGGSSLCQIDISGSFGAEMSARGEAAMVAFAIEWLTKLFGSNVAKHVQRKTATRWNDMPYVLGAMSAASPGGQPARKILMEPLGSLFFAGEAAHETQWGTVNGAWESGERAGDAALRKLSGQKERPVAERPTKKTRRTSRAAAEAQAPASRSLFFWPRN from the coding sequence ATGACAATTACGCGGCGCGACTTTCTGTCCAGCTCGGCTGCAGCGCTTGCCATTATGCCGACTGTCGCGGGGCGCGTGTACGCGGCACCCCCGCCGCGCGATGCCGACGTGGTTGTGATCGGAGCGGGTGTGGCCGGTATTGCTGCTGCACGGCGCATTGCCGCCGCCAATCGGAAGGTCCTGATCATTGAGGCCTCAGACACAATCGGCGGGCGCTGCATCACAGACAACACCGCATTCGATGTGCCGTTCGATCGCGGGGCGCGCTGGCTCTATGGAGCCGACAGCAGCCCGGTGGCGAAGCTTGCCCGCGGCGCCGGGGTCGATATGTACCCAGCCCCGCGTGGCCGGCGCGTTCGCATCGGCCGGCGCAATGCCCGTGCCGGCGAGATGGAAGATTTTCTCGCGACGCTGGTGCGTGCACATCGTGCGGTGGGTGACACTGTTCGAGGCAAGCCGGACATGCCCGCAGCCGCGGCTTTGCCAAAGGATTTGCGCGAGTGGACAGGTGCCGTGGAATTTCTGCTCGGCGCTCATGTCACCGGCAAGGATCTTCAGGATCTGTCCGCGCTTGATCTTGTCGCCATGACACCGCGTGACGCGCCATTGGCGTGCCGCCAGGGACTGGGCACGCTGATCGCAAAGCTAGGTGCACAGGTTCCGGTGCTATTGTCGACGCCCGCGACGCGTGTCGCGTGGAGCGGGCGTGATGCCCAGGTTGAGACGTCAGCCGGCAAGCTCACAGCGAAAGCCGTTATCATCACGGCATCGACCAATGCGCTGCTGTCCGGCAAGATCAAGTTTTCACCCGAGCTGCCCAAGCGCCAGCAGGATGCTGTCTCCAAACTCGGTCTGGGAAGTTACGATCACATCGCGCTGGAATTGCCGGGAAACCCGATGGAGCTTGCGCGCGACGACGTGTTGATCGAGCAGAGCGCGGATGGCCGCACGGGCCTGTTGTTGGCAAATCTCGGCGGCTCATCGCTGTGCCAGATCGATATCTCTGGTTCTTTTGGTGCCGAGATGTCCGCGCGGGGCGAAGCCGCGATGGTGGCGTTCGCCATCGAATGGCTGACGAAACTGTTTGGCAGCAACGTTGCCAAACACGTCCAACGCAAAACCGCAACGCGCTGGAATGATATGCCTTATGTGCTCGGTGCAATGTCCGCGGCATCTCCAGGCGGACAGCCGGCGCGCAAGATTTTGATGGAGCCGCTGGGCAGCCTGTTCTTCGCAGGCGAGGCCGCGCACGAGACACAGTGGGGCACGGTGAATGGAGCTTGGGAGAGCGGCGAGCGCGCAGGTGATGCTGCGCTTCGCAAGCTGAGTGGTCAGAAGGAGCGTCCCGTTGCAGAGCGTCCAACGAAAAAGACGCGTCGGACGTCTCGCGCGGCAGCGGAGGCTCAGGCGCCTGCGTCGCGCAGTCTGTTTTTTTGGCCTCGAAACTGA
- a CDS encoding uncharacterized protein (TIGR00290 family) (product_source=TIGR00290; cog=COG2102; pfam=PF01902; superfamily=52402; tigrfam=TIGR00290): MSWSSGKDSAFALHQILISKAFEVVGALTTVTETFGRVSIHGVRDEILRAQLDSAELPPQIVPIPYPCPNEIYEQRMSEALMRANASGVTHMIFGDLFLEDIRAYREAKFAGTGITPVFPLWGRPTAQLARDMIASGLEAYIATVDLAKLPASFAGRKFDESLLADLPPGVDPCGENGEFHTCVVAGPMLSRRIPVMTGKVVQRDGYAYCDLTLDPSVLNPKFAS; this comes from the coding sequence ATGTCGTGGTCGAGCGGCAAGGACAGCGCGTTCGCACTCCACCAAATACTGATTTCGAAAGCATTTGAAGTTGTCGGTGCGCTGACGACCGTAACCGAGACATTCGGCCGGGTCTCTATCCACGGTGTGCGGGATGAAATTCTGCGGGCCCAACTGGATTCCGCGGAGCTGCCGCCACAGATCGTCCCGATCCCTTATCCCTGCCCCAACGAAATCTATGAACAGCGTATGAGCGAGGCTCTGATGCGGGCGAATGCCAGCGGCGTCACCCACATGATCTTCGGCGATCTGTTTCTCGAAGACATTCGTGCCTATCGTGAAGCTAAATTTGCCGGCACCGGCATCACGCCGGTGTTTCCGCTTTGGGGCCGTCCGACGGCGCAACTCGCGCGCGACATGATCGCAAGCGGACTTGAAGCGTACATCGCAACGGTCGATCTGGCGAAGCTTCCGGCGTCCTTTGCTGGCCGGAAGTTTGACGAATCCCTTCTGGCGGATTTGCCGCCTGGCGTCGATCCGTGCGGGGAAAACGGCGAGTTTCACACCTGCGTGGTGGCCGGGCCGATGTTATCGCGTCGTATTCCCGTGATGACGGGAAAAGTGGTTCAGCGCGATGGCTACGCTTACTGCGATTTGACACTCGATCCTAGTGTCCTGAATCCGAAGTTCGCCTCATGA
- a CDS encoding ribonuclease BN (tRNA processing enzyme) (product_source=COG1234; cath_funfam=3.60.15.10; cog=COG1234; pfam=PF12706; smart=SM00849; superfamily=56281), whose protein sequence is MIDRRDLLKFVAAGTAAAMSQGSRAFAQDAAKKPRSRIVFLGTKGGPRVGVGASNPANALIVNGAPYVIDCGMGVSRQLVNAGIPIPSVKYVFISHHHSDHNLEYGNLLYNAWAAGLSTPIHTFGPAGLVRMTSTYWELNRFDIDTRIEDEGRPDIRKLVVAKDITDSGLVLKTDDVTVTAFRTPHPPITDNFAYKFETPDGTVVFSSDTNYNPKLAEFAKGADVLVHEAMYEPGVDRLASKVKNGATLKKHLMDSHTTTNDVGRIAAAAGVKVLVLSHFVPGDDPLVTDDNWTEGVKKHFAGKIVVAKDLMELNLPV, encoded by the coding sequence ATGATCGATCGCCGAGACCTTCTTAAATTCGTTGCCGCAGGCACAGCTGCAGCAATGTCACAGGGATCGCGCGCATTCGCTCAAGACGCTGCTAAGAAACCTCGCTCGCGGATTGTGTTTCTCGGCACCAAAGGCGGGCCACGTGTCGGCGTGGGCGCATCGAATCCCGCGAATGCGTTGATCGTCAACGGCGCGCCTTATGTGATCGATTGCGGCATGGGCGTCAGCCGGCAACTCGTCAATGCCGGCATTCCAATTCCGTCGGTGAAGTATGTTTTCATCAGCCATCATCATTCCGATCACAATCTCGAATACGGCAATCTCCTCTACAATGCCTGGGCGGCAGGATTATCGACCCCGATCCACACGTTCGGTCCCGCCGGCCTGGTGCGAATGACCAGCACCTATTGGGAGCTCAACCGTTTCGACATCGATACGCGCATCGAAGATGAAGGCCGGCCCGATATCCGCAAGCTTGTGGTCGCCAAGGACATCACCGACAGCGGATTGGTGCTGAAGACCGATGATGTCACGGTGACTGCATTTCGCACTCCGCATCCGCCGATCACCGATAATTTCGCCTACAAGTTTGAGACGCCGGATGGCACCGTCGTGTTCTCGAGCGACACCAACTACAATCCAAAGCTCGCGGAATTCGCCAAGGGTGCCGACGTTCTCGTTCATGAAGCAATGTACGAACCCGGCGTCGATCGCCTGGCGTCGAAGGTCAAGAACGGCGCCACGCTGAAAAAACATCTCATGGACAGCCACACCACCACCAACGATGTTGGCCGCATCGCCGCGGCCGCGGGCGTCAAGGTGCTCGTGCTCAGTCACTTCGTACCGGGTGATGATCCGCTGGTGACGGACGATAACTGGACCGAAGGCGTCAAAAAACACTTCGCCGGTAAGATCGTGGTCGCCAAGGATCTGATGGAATTGAATCTTCCGGTCTAA
- a CDS encoding phenylalanyl-tRNA synthetase beta chain (product_source=KO:K01890; cath_funfam=2.40.50.140,3.30.56.10,3.30.70.380,3.30.930.10,3.50.40.10; cog=COG0072; ko=KO:K01890; pfam=PF01588,PF03147,PF03483,PF03484,PF17759; smart=SM00873,SM00874,SM00896; superfamily=50249,54991,55681,56037; tigrfam=TIGR00472) yields the protein MKFTLSWLKEHLDTDEPLEKIADKLTMIGLEVEHLDDKAKALAPFIIAKVITAEQHPNADRLRVCTVDTGDGGAPVQVVCGAPNARAGLVSVFSPPGTYIPGKDITLGVGTIRGVESRGMLCSAAELQLSEDHDGIIELPADAPIGKPYAEWAGLGDPVIEINLTPNRQDCTGVHGIARDLAAADMGKFKDQAPKQIKGEFPSPVKVTIEDASLCPGFALRLVRGVKNGPSPEWLQRRLTSIGLRPINALVDITNFMTFDRARPLHVFDAAKVKGDLVVRRAKNGETLLALDGKTYTLDDNMCVIADDHAVESLAGIMGGEASGCDEGTTDVLIESALWNEINIAQTGRKLGINSDARYRFERGVDPAFMLPGLEMATKLVMDLCGGTPSEIFVAGQTHGDDRIIEFPITEVKRLAGIDAPFPEMRRILSHLGFMIAGSGPVVKVAVPSWRADVHGKADLVEEIVRIVGVDSVPLTPFERGDAPRKPVLTPIQLRTRRAKRTLASRGLTEAITWSFVSKQQAELFGGGQAELALANPIASDLSDMRPSLVPGLIAAAQANADRGFADVALFEVGQIFRGDRPQDQFVAASGIRRALASSKGTGRHWSGSSSVDAFDAKADALAVLAAAGAPMQGLQIVAGGPSWLHPGRSGTIQIGPQNILGHFGELHPRTLEALKVEGPLVGFEIILERIPDAKAKPTRAKPPLELSPFQPVSRDFAFIVDRSVKAGDIVRTAQAADRKLITNVTVFDLYEGKGIEDGKKSVAIAVTLQPREKTLTDQEIEAIASKIVAEVTKKTGGVLRG from the coding sequence GTGAAGTTCACTCTCTCCTGGCTGAAAGAACATCTCGACACTGACGAGCCGCTTGAGAAGATCGCCGACAAGCTCACCATGATCGGGCTCGAGGTCGAGCATCTCGATGATAAGGCAAAGGCGCTTGCCCCGTTCATCATCGCCAAGGTGATCACCGCCGAGCAGCATCCGAATGCTGACCGTTTGCGTGTCTGTACAGTCGATACCGGCGATGGCGGTGCTCCGGTGCAAGTGGTTTGCGGTGCACCGAATGCGCGCGCAGGTCTCGTCAGCGTGTTCTCGCCACCCGGCACTTACATTCCGGGCAAGGACATTACGCTGGGCGTCGGCACCATTCGCGGCGTCGAAAGCCGCGGCATGCTTTGCTCCGCCGCTGAACTGCAGCTGTCTGAAGATCACGACGGAATTATCGAACTTCCGGCGGATGCGCCGATCGGCAAGCCTTACGCCGAATGGGCAGGACTTGGCGATCCAGTGATTGAAATCAATCTCACGCCGAATCGGCAAGACTGCACCGGCGTTCACGGCATCGCGCGCGATCTCGCCGCGGCCGACATGGGCAAGTTCAAGGATCAGGCGCCAAAGCAAATCAAGGGCGAATTCCCCTCACCCGTTAAGGTGACGATCGAGGACGCGTCGCTGTGTCCCGGTTTCGCCCTTCGCCTCGTACGGGGCGTCAAGAATGGCCCGTCGCCAGAGTGGCTGCAGCGGCGGCTGACATCGATCGGCCTTCGTCCGATCAACGCGCTCGTCGACATCACCAACTTCATGACTTTCGATCGCGCGCGTCCGCTGCACGTGTTCGACGCCGCCAAGGTAAAGGGCGATCTCGTCGTCCGCCGTGCCAAGAACGGTGAGACCTTGCTGGCACTCGATGGCAAGACCTACACGCTCGACGACAACATGTGCGTGATCGCCGATGATCATGCCGTCGAATCGCTTGCCGGCATTATGGGTGGCGAAGCATCGGGTTGCGACGAGGGCACCACCGACGTGCTGATCGAATCGGCGCTCTGGAACGAAATCAACATTGCGCAGACCGGCCGCAAGCTCGGCATCAACTCGGATGCGCGTTATCGCTTCGAGCGCGGCGTGGATCCAGCCTTCATGCTCCCGGGCCTCGAAATGGCAACGAAGCTGGTGATGGATCTGTGCGGTGGCACGCCGTCCGAGATCTTTGTCGCCGGTCAGACCCATGGCGATGATCGCATCATCGAGTTTCCAATCACGGAAGTGAAGCGGCTCGCCGGCATCGACGCGCCGTTTCCGGAAATGCGCCGCATTCTCAGCCATCTCGGCTTCATGATTGCCGGCTCAGGACCTGTGGTGAAGGTGGCGGTGCCATCCTGGCGCGCCGACGTTCACGGAAAGGCCGACCTCGTCGAGGAAATCGTACGCATCGTCGGCGTCGACAGCGTTCCGTTGACACCGTTTGAACGTGGCGACGCGCCGCGCAAGCCGGTGCTGACGCCGATCCAGTTGCGCACGCGCCGTGCGAAGCGTACTCTCGCTTCACGTGGCCTTACCGAAGCGATCACGTGGTCGTTCGTTTCCAAGCAGCAGGCTGAATTGTTCGGCGGCGGGCAGGCTGAATTGGCGCTCGCCAATCCGATTGCTTCTGATCTCTCGGACATGCGGCCGTCGCTCGTTCCGGGCTTGATCGCAGCCGCGCAAGCCAACGCGGATCGTGGTTTTGCAGATGTCGCGCTGTTCGAGGTGGGACAGATCTTCCGAGGCGACCGGCCGCAGGATCAGTTCGTTGCGGCGAGCGGCATTCGGCGCGCGCTCGCATCCTCCAAGGGCACGGGTCGCCATTGGTCCGGTTCATCGAGCGTTGACGCGTTCGACGCCAAGGCTGACGCACTCGCCGTGCTTGCCGCTGCCGGTGCGCCGATGCAGGGATTGCAGATCGTTGCCGGCGGCCCTTCATGGCTTCACCCCGGACGATCCGGCACGATCCAGATTGGGCCGCAGAACATCCTCGGCCATTTCGGCGAACTGCATCCGCGTACGCTGGAAGCTTTGAAGGTTGAAGGTCCGCTGGTCGGCTTCGAGATCATTCTCGAGCGTATTCCGGACGCGAAGGCAAAGCCCACGCGTGCCAAGCCACCGCTCGAGCTTTCTCCATTCCAACCGGTGTCGCGCGACTTTGCGTTTATCGTCGATCGTAGCGTGAAGGCTGGCGATATCGTCCGTACCGCGCAGGCTGCAGATCGCAAGTTGATCACGAATGTAACGGTGTTCGACCTCTACGAGGGCAAGGGCATCGAGGACGGCAAAAAGTCGGTCGCCATTGCCGTGACGCTGCAGCCGCGCGAAAAGACGCTGACCGATCAGGAGATCGAAGCTATCGCGTCCAAGATCGTCGCTGAGGTAACGAAGAAGACTGGCGGCGTGTTGCGCGGATAA
- a CDS encoding phenylalanyl-tRNA synthetase alpha chain (product_source=KO:K01889; cath_funfam=3.30.930.10; cog=COG0016; ko=KO:K01889; pfam=PF01409,PF02912; superfamily=55681; tigrfam=TIGR00468), whose translation MGLCMSDLATLENEILSAIAAATDEAALEAVRVGALGKKGSISALLATLGKMSPEERKTEGAAINAAKDKISQALTARRDVLKNAALDARLASETIDVTLPTRETPTEQGRIHPISQVMDELTAIFADMGFSIAEGPDIETDDYNFTKLNFPEGHPAREMHDTFFFNPKPDGSRLLLRTHTSPVQVRTMLSQQPPIRVVCPGRTYRCDSDQTHTPMFHQVEGLVIDKGSHLGHLKWILSEFCKAFFEVDNVNMRFRPSFFPFTEPSLEVDIQCRRDKGEIRFGEGEDWLEILGCGMVHPNVLRACGIDPDVYQGFAWGMGIDRIAMLKYGLPDLRAFFEADVRWLNHYGFKPLEVPTLAGGLSS comes from the coding sequence ATGGGGCTTTGTATGTCCGATCTCGCTACTCTCGAAAACGAAATCCTGTCCGCGATTGCCGCCGCGACCGATGAAGCCGCGCTTGAAGCGGTTCGCGTTGGCGCGCTTGGCAAGAAGGGCTCGATCTCTGCGCTGCTGGCCACTCTGGGCAAGATGTCGCCCGAGGAACGCAAGACCGAAGGCGCAGCCATCAATGCAGCCAAGGACAAAATCTCGCAGGCCCTGACCGCGCGCCGCGACGTTCTCAAGAACGCCGCGCTCGATGCCCGCCTCGCCTCTGAGACCATTGATGTCACGCTGCCGACGCGCGAGACGCCTACCGAGCAAGGCCGCATTCATCCCATCAGCCAAGTGATGGATGAATTGACGGCGATCTTCGCCGACATGGGCTTTTCGATCGCCGAAGGCCCGGACATCGAGACCGACGATTACAACTTCACCAAGCTAAATTTCCCCGAGGGCCATCCAGCGCGGGAGATGCACGACACGTTCTTCTTCAACCCGAAGCCCGATGGCTCGCGGCTCTTGCTGCGCACGCATACCTCCCCGGTGCAGGTCCGCACCATGCTCAGCCAGCAACCGCCGATCCGAGTGGTCTGTCCGGGACGCACCTACCGCTGCGACAGCGATCAGACCCATACGCCGATGTTCCATCAGGTGGAGGGACTGGTGATCGACAAGGGCTCCCACCTCGGCCACCTGAAGTGGATTTTGTCGGAGTTCTGCAAGGCGTTCTTCGAGGTCGACAACGTCAATATGCGTTTCCGCCCGTCATTCTTCCCGTTCACGGAGCCGTCTCTGGAAGTCGACATCCAGTGCCGCCGCGACAAGGGCGAGATTCGCTTCGGCGAAGGCGAAGACTGGCTGGAGATTCTCGGCTGCGGCATGGTTCATCCGAACGTGCTGCGCGCCTGCGGCATCGATCCCGACGTCTATCAGGGCTTCGCCTGGGGCATGGGCATCGACCGCATTGCAATGCTGAAATACGGGCTGCCAGACCTGCGCGCCTTCTTCGAGGCCGACGTGCGCTGGCTCAATCACTACGGCTTCAAGCCACTTGAAGTGCCGACACTGGCGGGAGGATTGTCGTCGTGA
- a CDS encoding large subunit ribosomal protein L20 (product_source=KO:K02887; cath_funfam=1.10.1900.20; cog=COG0292; ko=KO:K02887; pfam=PF00453; superfamily=74731; tigrfam=TIGR01032), translating to MARVKRGVTAHAKHKKVYKAAKGFYGRRKNTIRAAKAAVDKAGQYAFAGRKMKKRTFRALWIQRINAAVRPFGMTYSRFIDGLAKSGVVVDRKVLSDLAINEPAAFQAIAEKAKAALAA from the coding sequence ATGGCTCGCGTTAAACGCGGTGTGACGGCTCACGCCAAGCATAAGAAAGTCTACAAGGCCGCCAAGGGTTTCTACGGCCGCCGCAAGAACACCATCCGCGCCGCCAAGGCCGCCGTCGACAAGGCCGGCCAGTACGCTTTTGCCGGCCGTAAGATGAAGAAGCGCACCTTCCGCGCGCTTTGGATCCAGCGCATCAACGCTGCTGTGCGTCCGTTCGGCATGACCTACAGCCGATTTATCGACGGCCTCGCCAAGTCGGGCGTCGTTGTCGACCGGAAGGTGTTGTCGGATCTCGCCATCAACGAGCCCGCAGCTTTCCAGGCGATCGCTGAAAAGGCCAAAGCCGCACTCGCGGCGTAA
- a CDS encoding large subunit ribosomal protein L35 (product_source=KO:K02916; cath_funfam=2.60.40.650; cog=COG0291; ko=KO:K02916; pfam=PF01632; superfamily=143034; tigrfam=TIGR00001) codes for MPKLKTKSGAKKRFKVTGTGKVVSAHAGKRHGMIKRTKKQIRQLRGTRILFKTDGDNIKKYFLPND; via the coding sequence ATGCCCAAGTTGAAGACCAAATCGGGCGCCAAAAAGCGCTTCAAGGTGACCGGAACCGGCAAAGTGGTATCTGCCCATGCCGGCAAGCGTCACGGTATGATCAAGCGGACGAAGAAGCAGATTCGTCAGTTGCGCGGCACGCGCATCTTGTTCAAGACCGACGGCGACAACATCAAGAAGTACTTCTTGCCGAACGACTGA
- a CDS encoding hypothetical protein (product_source=Hypo-rule applied; cleavage_site_network=SignalP-TM; superfamily=54523; transmembrane_helix_parts=Inside_1_19,TMhelix_20_42,Outside_43_138) yields MARKAKAVALNAVSPATIRWLFAGLALAAAIAFAGGARAGATFDGAWKVTIITQSGNCDPAYSYPVKVVDGRISYSGDGSFDISGRVGEAGAVSVAIARGDQKASASGKLSGNSGFGHWSGKSASTVCSGRWEATRSL; encoded by the coding sequence ATGGCAAGAAAAGCCAAAGCCGTTGCCCTGAACGCTGTCTCCCCGGCAACCATTCGTTGGCTTTTTGCCGGTCTCGCATTGGCTGCGGCGATCGCGTTTGCTGGCGGAGCTAGGGCGGGTGCCACATTCGATGGCGCCTGGAAGGTGACCATCATTACCCAGTCCGGAAATTGCGACCCCGCCTATAGCTATCCGGTGAAGGTCGTTGATGGCCGCATCAGCTATTCCGGTGATGGCAGCTTTGATATCTCGGGTCGCGTTGGCGAAGCTGGTGCCGTAAGTGTCGCCATCGCACGCGGCGACCAGAAGGCAAGCGCGAGCGGCAAGCTTTCCGGCAATTCCGGCTTCGGCCATTGGAGCGGCAAATCGGCGAGCACTGTTTGTTCGGGGCGCTGGGAAGCCACCCGAAGCTTGTAA
- a CDS encoding translation initiation factor IF-3 (product_source=KO:K02520; cath_funfam=3.30.110.10; cog=COG0290; ko=KO:K02520; pfam=PF00707,PF05198; superfamily=55200; tigrfam=TIGR00168): MDAGMDLVEISPNNNPPVCKIMDYGKYKFQAQKKAAEARKRQKTVEIKEIKLRPMIDDHDYDVKMRAMLRFFEEGDKVKITLRYRGREMAHQEIGTKLLDRVKSEVAEVAKVEQDAKFEGRQVVMVLAPR, from the coding sequence ATGGACGCCGGTATGGATCTCGTGGAGATCTCGCCGAATAACAATCCTCCCGTATGCAAGATCATGGACTACGGGAAGTACAAGTTTCAGGCCCAGAAGAAGGCTGCTGAAGCTCGCAAGAGGCAGAAGACCGTCGAGATCAAGGAGATCAAGCTCCGGCCGATGATCGACGATCACGACTACGACGTGAAAATGCGCGCGATGCTCCGGTTCTTCGAAGAAGGCGACAAGGTCAAGATCACGCTGCGCTATCGCGGCCGTGAAATGGCCCACCAGGAAATCGGAACCAAGCTTCTGGATCGCGTGAAGTCCGAGGTCGCTGAAGTTGCCAAGGTCGAGCAGGACGCCAAGTTCGAAGGCCGCCAGGTCGTCATGGTTCTGGCGCCGCGTTGA
- a CDS encoding pimeloyl-ACP methyl ester carboxylesterase (product_source=COG0596; cath_funfam=3.40.50.1820; cog=COG0596; pfam=PF12697; superfamily=53474), whose product MSSADGSAGPDPVFINVGSDVVRRIAVRARTGNTPGLLWLGGFKSDMKGTKAQALDEWAVENRRACVRFDYSGHGESGGDFADGTIGQWLEEGLAVFEACCEGPQVVIGSSMGGWIALLLARALAKRKGASRATLAGLVLIAPAPDFTEELMWKNFSQEIRDEIETKGVWYRPSEYGDPYPITRNLIEEGRNHLLLGGAINVGCPVRILQGARDPDVPWQHAFALTHCLPSDDVVLTLIQDGDHRLSRPQDIARMLAAVDELSAG is encoded by the coding sequence ATGAGTTCAGCAGACGGTTCCGCCGGGCCCGACCCGGTCTTCATCAATGTCGGCAGCGATGTCGTGCGCAGGATCGCAGTCCGCGCGCGTACCGGTAATACGCCGGGGTTGTTATGGCTCGGCGGGTTCAAGTCGGACATGAAGGGCACCAAGGCGCAGGCGCTCGATGAGTGGGCGGTGGAGAATCGCCGGGCCTGTGTGCGTTTTGATTATTCGGGGCATGGCGAGTCCGGCGGAGACTTCGCGGACGGCACGATCGGGCAGTGGCTCGAGGAGGGCCTTGCGGTATTCGAGGCGTGCTGCGAGGGGCCGCAGGTGGTTATCGGCTCTTCCATGGGCGGCTGGATAGCGCTGTTGCTGGCGCGCGCGCTCGCCAAACGTAAAGGTGCGTCCCGCGCGACGCTGGCCGGGCTTGTGTTGATTGCACCGGCGCCGGACTTCACCGAAGAGTTGATGTGGAAAAACTTTTCGCAGGAGATCCGCGACGAGATCGAGACCAAAGGTGTCTGGTATCGGCCATCCGAGTATGGTGATCCCTACCCGATCACCCGGAACCTGATCGAAGAGGGCCGCAATCACCTGCTGCTCGGCGGCGCCATCAACGTTGGTTGTCCGGTCCGTATCCTGCAGGGTGCGCGGGATCCAGATGTTCCTTGGCAGCATGCCTTTGCGCTCACGCACTGCCTGCCGAGCGACGACGTGGTCCTCACCCTGATCCAGGATGGCGACCACCGGCTTTCGCGGCCACAGGATATCGCGCGTATGCTGGCGGCGGTGGACGAACTGTCAGCCGGTTGA